The following coding sequences are from one Nicotiana tomentosiformis chromosome 3, ASM39032v3, whole genome shotgun sequence window:
- the LOC104103851 gene encoding flowering-promoting factor 1-like, whose translation MSGVWVFKNGVFRLVENPSSEQGQRRRKVLVHLPTGQVVSSYCSLERILNGLGWERYYGGDPELFQFHKHSTIDLISLPKDFSKFNSIHMYDIVVKNPNVFHVRDV comes from the coding sequence ATGTCTGGAGTTTGGGTATTCAAGAATGGGGTTTTCCGTTTGGTAGAAAATCCATCATCAGAGCAAGGTCAAAGAAGAAGAAAGGTTTTGGTACACTTACCAACAGGGCAAGTGGTCTCATCATATTGTTCTCTTGAAAGAATTCTCAATGGTTTGGGATGGGAAAGGTATTATGGAGGTGACCCTGAACTCTTCCAATTCCACAAGCATTCTACCATCGACTTAATTTCACTTCCTAAGGATTTTTCCAAGTTCAACTCCATTCACATGTACGATATCGTCGTTAAAAACCCTAATGTTTTCCATGTTAGAGATGTTTGA